CAATCAGCGCCTCTCCTCCACGCCCCAGGAGCTGCTGCGTCCCTAACCAGACATTGGCCCACCTTTAATGGGCGGGGAATTGAGCCTCAGAAAGAGCAAGACTTTTGACTAAAGCTGCACAGCAAGTCGGAACAGAAACTTAGACGCCCGAAAGCATGTCCACTTCCTACCATTTCTGAGTCCGTGATAGCTGTGATCATTCATAACTCATCCCCGCCCCCAAGCCCTGTGCCCGAGCTCCTCCGAGCGCGTGGAACTCCCTGCCTCGCCGAGATGAATGGTAGGGTTTGCGCGTCGGAGAGGCTACGAGTCCAGCTCTCCGCCGCCAGCCGTCCCCTTTAAGAATCGGCCCCGGCGGGACTACGTTTCCCAGAAGGCTTTGCCGGCGCGTTATGTAACTTTCCCTGCGAAGCGGCCTCTGGGGCAGAAGGAggtggaggcggcggcggccgttgcagcagcggcggcagcggcggcggcggcggcggggtcGGCGGGAGCCCGAGGCGGCGGTGCCCGCGGCCCATTCCGGGGCCCGAGCTGTGCGCCTCGGCCCGGAGCCCAGACAGGGCAGGGGCGCCGACGTGCCTCTAACAGGCTTTTCAAGGAGGCGGGAGTGAGGAAAAAGGCTTAGGGCccagggggcggggaaggggggccGGGCCTGGATCGGCGGGGAGGCCGAGTCGGAGGCCTGACTGTGGATTGCGCTGTCCCGGAGACACGAATCGAACGTCTGCGGCGCGGATCGAACGTCGGCGGCGGGTGGAACGCCGGGGCTCAGCGGCACGCGCGCGGGGGTCATGGCGTCTGTGCAGGCGTCCCGCCGCCAGTGGTGCTACCTGTGCGACCTGCCCAAGATGCCGTGGGCCATGGTGTGGGACTTCAGCGAGGCGGTGTGTCGCGGCTGCGTGAACTTCGAGGGTGCGGATCGCATCGAGCTGCTCATCGACGCTGCCCGCCAACTCAAGCGCAGCCACGTGCTCCCCGAGGGCCGCTCTCCCGGGCCCCCTGCCCTCAAGCACCCGACCACTAAGGACCTGGCTGCGGCCGCTGCCCAGGGGCCTCAGTTACCGCCTCCACAGGCCCAGCCCCAGCCGTCAGGAACAGGCGGTGGCATCTCTGGCCCGGACCGCTATGACAGGGCCACATCGTCGGGccgcctccccctgccctctcctgccCTGGAGTACACCCTGGGGTCTCGCCTGGCTAATGGGCTGGGCCGCGAGGAGGTCGTGGCGGAGGGGGCGCGGAGGGCCCTGcttggctccatgcccagcttggtGCCCCCCGGGCTGCTGGCAGCTGCGGTATCTGGCCTGGGAAGCCGAGGCCTGACGCTGGCACCCGGTTTGAGTCCTGCCCGTCCGGCTTTTGGCTCCGATTtcgagaaggagaagcagcagaggaatGCGGACTGTCTGGCAGAACTGAACGAGGCCATGCGTGGCCGGGCGGAGGAGTGGCACGGGCGCCCCAAAGCTGTGCGGGAACAGCTGCTGGCATTGTCGGCCTGTGCCCCCTTCAATGTCCGCTTCAAGAAGGATCACGGGCTGGTGGGGCGGGTGTTCGCTTTTGATGCTACTGCCCGCCCGCCGGGCTATGAGTTCGAGCTGAAGCTTTTTACCGAATACCCCTGTGGCTCTGGCAACGTGTACGCAGGTGTCCTGGCCGTGGCTCGCCAGATGTTTCATGATGCCCTGCGGGAGCCGGGCAAGGCTCTGGCCTCATCAGGCTTCAAGTACCTCGAATATGAACGGAGGCACGGCTCGGGGGAATGGCGCCAGCTGGGGGAGTTGCTAACCGACGGTGTCCGCAGCTTTCGAGAGCCAGCTCCCGCAGAGGCCCTGCCGCAGCAGTATCCAGAGGCAGCCCCTGCAGCTCTCTGTGGTCCACCCCCGCGAGCCCCGTCCCGGAACCTGGCGCCCACGCCACGCCGTCGAAAGGCATCCCCCGAGCCCGAGGGTGAGGCGGCTGGGAAGATGACCACCGAGGAACAGCAGCAGCGGCACTGGGTGGCCCCGGGTGGCCCGTACTCCGCCGACACCCCTGGGGTGCCCTCACCCATCGCCGCCCTGAAGAACgtggcggaggccctgggccACTCCCCCAAGGaccctggcgggggtgggggccctGTGCGTGCCGGGGGCGCCAGCCCCGCAGCCTCCTCCACAGCCCAGCCTCCTGTCCAGCATCGTCTTGTGGCCCGCAACGGTGAGGCGGAAGTCAGCCCCACCGCAGGGGCAGAAGCTGTTAGCGGGGGTGGTGGCGGCACCGGGGCGACCCCTGGGGCACCCCTGTGCTGTACCCTGTGCCGCGAGCGGCTGGAAGATACCCACTTCGTCCAGTGCCCCTCAGTGCCCGGACACAAGTTCTGTTTTCCCTGCTCAAGGGAATTCATCAAGGCACAGGGCCCTGCTGGGGAGGTGTACTGCCCCAGTGGAGACAAGTGCCCCCTGGTGGGCTCCTCTGTCCCCTGGGCCTTCATGCAGGGCGAGATCGCCACTATCCTTGCTGGAGACATCAAGGTTAAGAAAGAACGGGACCCCTAGGCCACCACTGCCACCAGTCTACTGCCTCCCACCCCTTTGCTACCCACCGCTGCTGCGGATAAATTATTCCCTCCCCCGCCCAGCCCAGTGCTACCCCTACTTGTGTACATACCCCCTTCCTCATCCCAGATGGGTCCCCTGGGGTAGATGCAttgagggtggggggagaaagctTGTGGCTTCTGTTCGAGGGGCTGTGTGGGGTCCCTTGGCCCCTCCagttttcctctcccctccttggCTTGGCTTTGCTGCTGCTTGTAGTTGGGGGAGAGGTGCCCCCTTCCTCCTTGAGAAGGGGCCTCCTGAAATCTCGCTCTTtataaacaaagcaaaagcaTTTTATTGCCCCCCCTCTCCCGCCCCCTTTTCCTCCTTCAATAAACCGAaagatggggttttttttttccttcttggtccTAGTTGTGTGAGATGCTGCGCCCCCCTCTGGGACCGAACTGATCCCTGCAGGAAAGGACTTTGCGTTGTAGCCTCCAGGTGGCGCCCTTCCCTCAGGCGGCCCGTTGGCTGTTTTTAGGAATGCCGGCCATTCCTCAAGCGTCCTAGCCGTCTGCCCGTTTTCCAGATGACAGAACTGAGGCTCAGCCAGAGCCAAGCTCGGGAAGGAGGTTTCCCTTCTGGTCCAGCCCCTGTGTCTACCCAGGATGTGAGGGACTCAGCGCCCtcgaggggaggggaaggaggcttccAAGAAGGGATGGGCAGTGAGTTCTTGCTCAGAAGGCAGAATATTAAAGCTGCATTTCTTAGAGGAACTGCCCTACGAGAGAGGAAATTCACCTCCATGGGGTACACTAACAGAATCCCTGGAAACAAGGTGACTGCTTCCTGCCTCTGTTGGTGCCCTGGACTGCGCTCCTCACGTCCATCTAGGGAGACCAGTCTCAACGGTGGCCATCCTAGGACACCAGGACTGGCAGGGTAAAAGGCACAGCCCCCGCGGCAGCCTCTGATGTGTGCGGCCTTGTCCCGCACCTGTCCCGATGGGCTGATCATTAACCAGGACTTCCTGCTCTCTGGCGTCAAGGGGTGGGGCCTGAGCAGGCTGCGGCAAAGCAGGGGTTAAGGGGAGGGGGCTGCCCCAagagcccagcccccacccctgcggCCTCCCTCTGCTACCCCGAAATGGAGGTTGCCGAGAAGGGGGAATGTGGGGCGCCATGGCCAATGGATGGAAAGATGGGGAGTGAGCCACAGCACTGTCACACAGTCCTGAGATCCCAGATTGCCCCAGATCACAGAAACATAGGTGTTCTGTCACCTAAATCTGGAAGACCCTAAAGTCTTGGCCCATCTTCTCAGCTATACACGTGTCCCACACCTATCTTGCCTACCCACATGCCTCAAACCCCAAATACCAGAGACCAGGAGACTTTGGGTCTGGAGGACCAGCCACTCCTAAACCCCCAGTtcttgggctggggaggggaggggtcccatcccctcctccacccccc
The genomic region above belongs to Neovison vison isolate M4711 chromosome 7, ASM_NN_V1, whole genome shotgun sequence and contains:
- the IRF2BP1 gene encoding interferon regulatory factor 2-binding protein 1 gives rise to the protein MASVQASRRQWCYLCDLPKMPWAMVWDFSEAVCRGCVNFEGADRIELLIDAARQLKRSHVLPEGRSPGPPALKHPTTKDLAAAAAQGPQLPPPQAQPQPSGTGGGISGPDRYDRATSSGRLPLPSPALEYTLGSRLANGLGREEVVAEGARRALLGSMPSLVPPGLLAAAVSGLGSRGLTLAPGLSPARPAFGSDFEKEKQQRNADCLAELNEAMRGRAEEWHGRPKAVREQLLALSACAPFNVRFKKDHGLVGRVFAFDATARPPGYEFELKLFTEYPCGSGNVYAGVLAVARQMFHDALREPGKALASSGFKYLEYERRHGSGEWRQLGELLTDGVRSFREPAPAEALPQQYPEAAPAALCGPPPRAPSRNLAPTPRRRKASPEPEGEAAGKMTTEEQQQRHWVAPGGPYSADTPGVPSPIAALKNVAEALGHSPKDPGGGGGPVRAGGASPAASSTAQPPVQHRLVARNGEAEVSPTAGAEAVSGGGGGTGATPGAPLCCTLCRERLEDTHFVQCPSVPGHKFCFPCSREFIKAQGPAGEVYCPSGDKCPLVGSSVPWAFMQGEIATILAGDIKVKKERDP